The genomic stretch TCGATAAGTCATTGTAAATCTTCGTGTTCGGCGTTTCAGGCAAACCCGGCACCGCCCTTGCTTTTTCTCGGCGGTCGGCGACGCAGCCGGGCAAGCACTTTGACCGATGTCGACTGGCCCCTCGTCGTTTCAGCACGACCGACCCCCCACCCGGTTGATTGCGATGGCGCGTACAAGACTCCGCCAAGGATTCACGCTGATCGAACTGTTGATCGTCGTCGTGATCATCGGCATCCTCGCCGCAATGGCGATCCCGAAATATCAGAGCACCAAGGGCAAGGCATATTTCGCCGGCATGCGCAGCGATCTGCACAACCTGACGACCGCGCAGGAGTCGTACTTCTACGATGCCTCGAAGTATTCGACCGATCTCGACTCACTGCACTTCACGCCGTCAAAGGGCGACGTTGTGACCGTGACCGAAGCCACCAAGACTGGGTGGTCGGCGACATCGTCCAATCCCGACTCCTATCCGCACTTCTGCGCCATGTTTCTCGGCGACGCCTCGGCCGTCGCACCCGCCACCGCCGCGGGGGTCGTCGCCTGCCAGTAAGCGGCGCTCTCGCAGACGCGCTCACGTGAGTCCGTCGCGAGAAGTGCCGCTC from Gemmatimonadaceae bacterium encodes the following:
- a CDS encoding prepilin-type N-terminal cleavage/methylation domain-containing protein, yielding MARTRLRQGFTLIELLIVVVIIGILAAMAIPKYQSTKGKAYFAGMRSDLHNLTTAQESYFYDASKYSTDLDSLHFTPSKGDVVTVTEATKTGWSATSSNPDSYPHFCAMFLGDASAVAPATAAGVVACQ